The genomic segment CCAGTAGACGTCGGCGTATGGAGAAGGGGTAGGCGGGCCTTGTGCTTCTGCTGGCGCGTCTGCAGGTTTGGGGTGGTAGTTTTTCTGTTCgggtgcggggggggggggaggggctggTGCATGTACATGTATATCGTGTAGGTGGccacgcatacgcacacacgctctgGCACACCTGCAGACACGCTCCGTCTGTCGCGTACACCAAACGCCTGGACAGGGGATACACGCGCCGAATATAAATATAAAAGGCATCaaaggaaaacgaaaacagcAAAAAATGAAGGAAAACAAACGGAGACTCGTGCCGGGGCATCTCTTGTAGCGACAGAGGGAGCGTTGGGAGGGAagggtgtgggtggtggtggtgctggctATGCGTTTGAGtgagcgcgtcggcacggcAGGCACAGGAGCCCACGAACACTGGGACGCCAGAGCACACCGACGTACATCCTCCTCCAgcaagcagcggcgcgcgcagaaAAAAAACTATAGAACTGTGTTTAAATAGGGAAGGGACGGTAAAGAGGCAGGTGTGTGGCCGTCCAGCTGTAAGTGAGCTCAGACACAGCATCTGCTGCTTACTTGTTGTGGTCGACCTTCATGCCAGGGTCGCCCTTCTTCCAGTTCGCGGGGCACACCTCGCCGTGCTTCTCCACGAACTGAAAAGCCTCCAGCAGGCGTAgaacctcctccacgctgcGGCCCACCGGCATGTCATTGACGGTGATCTGACGCAGCATGCCATGGGGGTCGATGATGAAGAGACCGCGGTAGGCCACGCCCTGgctctcctccagcacgccgTAGGAACGAGCGATGCTCTTGGTCTTGTCGGCTAGCATTGGGATCGCCATGGTCCCGAGGCCGCCCTTCTTGCGGTCCTGCAGCGTCCACTGCAGGTGCGCGTACTCGCTGTCTATCGAGCACGCGAGGACCTCGCAGTTGAGCTCGTTGAAGCGACTCACGCTGTCGGAGAACGCGATGACCTCTGTCGGGCACACGAAGCTAAAGTCGAGCGGGtagaagaagagcacgacCCACTTGCCCTTGTAGGAGGAGAGGCTGATCTTCTTGAAGCTGCCGTTGGGCAtgagcgccacctcctcgaagGACGGCGCGGGAGAGTTGATCTTGGCGTTACCGCAGGACATGGCTGGCTGGTGGCTGCGAGGGGgcgcggggagagagaaaacaaagatGGGTGTGGAGAGCGttgggagaggggcgtgtgcgtgaggcgAGGGCGGATATGGGGTGAGAGCCGATGGATATATGGGCGGTGatcctgcgtgtgcgtgtgcgcatgtgttatgtggggtgtgggggcgGCGCGTGAGAGGGTTGGGGAGGATTGGTGAGGGCGGGGAtggaaggggaagggcaaGCGTGCAAGAGAGGGTGATGAAGCGGCTAGCAGGGGAGATGGCTGTGCATAACAGTCGGGGCCTTCGTGTGCCCGGGGGTTCGGCAGAGCGCCGGCGTGTCTTCGAACCGAATTCGTGGCTGGCGGTGAAGCAGGGCGTGCACACATGTGCGACTCGTCTCTTTAGCAGAGCCGGTCGCCGTGCCGCCCGTGCCGATAtagtgctgctgcgacccGCAGCAAGTGATCGGTGTGGACGCCGTCAGCAGGCCTTGCGCCGTTGGCGCTCAGCTGCCGAGCGgggcgcgcgccgccctgctgtgcgcgtgcctttCCCTGGTGCGGGAGCGGGCATACGCGCCGCGAGAACGGAGTCAGCGGCATCAGGGCAACGCGTAGGTGAGCTCACCTCGCATGTCTGGTCATCCCGAGGGACGGCCCTCTCCGCGGAGGCCCTTGAGGTCGAGGGGACCGCTCCGCGGTaggtgcgctggcgcctcgCGCTCCAGCTCAAGCGACTTCAAGTGCGGCATCTCGCTTGTCATCGAGTACCCGAGCGAcgtgggcagcggcggcggcgccagcagtggCGGGTCCGCGAAGTGCCGCGCCGTGAAGTTGTCCGTCGACCGGAACACGTACTCGACCAGCACGAGGACGCTGAGGATGAAGGCGCCGTggaagcgcagcgaggcAAAACGTGCGCCACGTGCGCCACGGATCTTGCGGTGATCCTTGCGCTTCCACCACTGCTCCAGCCAAAACACGGTCATGGCCCGGTGTGGGGGTGagggtggtgctggtggcgacTGACGTGTGCACGGGTAGCAATGCGTGTCtgagtgtgcgtgcttgtttGTCCGGCTGCGGGGTGTGTGATGAGAGGCAGAGATGGGATGAGCGAAGGAAGCAGGGGTGGTGTATTCATGCAGGGGCGGAAGTGGTGCACAGCTTTGTCCCTTGCCTTcacctctcgctctctccttcagGTTTCGCGTTTTGTGATTTCATGCGGAGGCCCCCTCCGCTTGGCCCCCATGCCACTCTCAGCGGCGCACGGGTCGAATGCTGCGGTGGCACTCGCAGGTCGGGAGGCGTGGCATGAGGGGGAGAATGGGAAGTGATGGCGAGACAGTGCTGGAGAAAGGCacagggaggcggaggggtgagggaaaggagagggatAGAGGAGCGAGTCCGCgaggcgcacgccgacgtagcgccacacgcgtgcgtccACCTCTGCACAGCGAACAAAATAATAGACCCCTCTTCAATCGCTCGATCAATGAGAGCCGCAGGACAGCATTGAattcccctccctccccccctctctctctctccctatGTAGGTCTGTGCGTATGgatgctgctgttgctgttgctgtgtgtgtgtgtgtaggtgtgtgtgtgtgtaggtgcgggtgtgtgtgtaggtgcgggtgtgtgtggccgTCCGAATACAAGCCACAGGCACTGTCACGCAGTCCCGGCAccgacaccgacacacacccacgcacgcgagAAGAGGGAATGGGAAAGACCAGGCAAACAACGaacaacagaaaaggagTCAATATGGAAATAAATAAACATATAAATAATAAAACAGTAGAGGTGACCGGGGGAGTGAAAaactcctcccccccccccacacggacacggacacggacagACACGGACCAAGAGTGGCAGGCAGGGCAGCACGAGCCGGAACTGCAACCAGCGAAGCGAGAACacgaacagcagcagcgaaaccATAGAAAGGACGCGCCACGCGTTCGccccgtgtgcgtgcctgtgtgtgcgggaCACCATCTTCATTTCATATATCCTTTCCGGCTTCTCCCCTCTGTGTCGCGCTCCGTCGCTtacacgtgtgcgccccgtgtgtgtgtgtcgcgcCTCTGCTCTCTGCGTTCGTGCGTCCATATTCCGCGAAACCAAAACAGGGGAAAACATAAATAGTAAAGAAACCGCATCAGGAAATGAAGGAGCAGAAGCACCgcacatgcgtgcgtgtgtctgtgtggagAGGGCTGAGGAGGGCCAGTGTGTGGGAGTTGCATTCATCGCTGTCTGCATCATATCCTACAGCCCTCCCACAATCCCTCACGCCCTCTCGCACCCACTGGCAGAGGCGGGTGAGGTCACACTGACTCCTGCGACGCTCACAGGTTTACTGCTTGCTGAAGTATCCCTCGACAGACGCATTCGGTTCCGGCTTCATCGTGGGGGCGCCCTTCTTCCAGTTCGCGGGGCACACCTCGCCGTGCTTCTCCACGAACTGAAAAGCCTCCAGCAGGCGTAgaacctcctccacgctgcGGCCCACCGGCATGTCATTGACGGTGATCTGACGCAGCATGCCATGGGGGTCGATGATGAAGAGACCGCGGTAGGCCACGCCCTGgctctcctccagcacgccgTAGGAACGAGCGATGCTCTTGGTCTTGTCGGCTAGCATTGGGATCGCCATGGTCCCGAGGCCGCCCTTCTTGCGGTCCTGCAGCGTCCACTGCAGGTGCGCGTACTCGCTGTCTATCGAGCACGCGAGGACCTCGCAGTTGAGCTCGTTGAAGCGACTCACGCTGTCGGAGAACGCGATGACCTCTGTCGGGCACACGAAGCTGAAGTCGAGCGGGtagaagaagagcacgacCCACTTGCCCTTGTAGGAGGAGAGGCTGATCTTCTTGAAGCTGCCGTTGGGCAtgagcgccacctcctcgaagGACGGCGCGGGAGAGTTGATCTTGGCGTTACCGCAGGACATGGCTGGCTGGTGGCTGCGAGGGGgcgcggggagagagaaaacaaagatGGGTGTGGAGAGCGttgggagaggggcgtgtgcgtgaggcgAGGGCGGATATGGGGTGAGAGCCGATGGATATATGGGCGGTGatcctgcgtgtgcgtgtgcgcatgtgttatgtggggtgtgggggcgGCGCGTGAGAGGGTTGGGGAGGATTGGTGAGGGCGGGGAtggaaggggaagggcaagggggaggagcgTGTTGCTATGAATGGGAGCGATCGCTTGAAGCACACCCAAAGGCGTAGCATGGAACTGCTCAAATGAGGGCTCACGGTGGGGCGGCAGGAGTTGGAAGAAGCAGCCGACCCTcatcaccccctccctccgtcgAAGCCGACGTTGGAGGCTGGTAGGAGGCACTTGAAATCGAGGGACGCTGAGGAAGCAAGGcatgcgtctgcgtgtgagATTCTGGGCAGcagagcccccccccccctccccctgtcgCTGgcctttcttttcgttttgtcTGCATGCTGGGACGTCACCTGTGATGATGAGGCAGGGCCAaaccaacaacaaccaacaacaacggcgaCCCGGCGCTCAAAGGGGGCTCGCGTAGGCGcgtgagggggtggtggtggtgcggagAAGCGAGCACGGCCGGCGTTTGTGaccctcgtgtgtgtgtgtgtgtgtgtgtgtgtgtgtgtgtctgctactgctgctgctgcccgttTCCGCGATGCGCTCGCTACGAGTTCATTATTGCGTCCATGCGGCCTTAGAAGAGCGCGCAAGGGCGTTGTCAGCTGTGAAGAGACTTGCACCGAGAAAGGGAGGCCCTTCAtttccccccctcctcctccaccgacCCCCGGCCCTTGCAAACGGAAATCCGCCAGGAACACTttccatcaccaccgcaccGGGCGTCTGTTGTGCAGTGCCGACGTGCCCCCAAACAACCACGGCACATGTGCCTTTCCACCTTgtctcctcttcttcgtgCGGGCGACACAGCCCGCTGACCATGTAGACGATGGCCACGCGGAGTACCGTTGCCCTTTTCCCATACCATCCATATCACCGCTCCTGCGACGCCGAGGACGGTGGCACTTGTGGAGtcgtggagcggctgcgactgcgctTCCGGTTACCCCTAGCAATGTttggcgccgacggcgcgctgGTCGGTATCGGATCTGATTTCACTGGTGCGTAGGACTTGGTGTCCTCTGTCTTCGCGGTCATGCTCACCACAGCCTCACCCATGGTATGGACGGCAGCCACCGCGAACTCTGGCGTCTGCATGAGCCGCTCAAACTCGGGCTGGATCAGTGGAACCGACCTCTCAGCCACCCGCATAAGCTTCTCCACGCGCGCcggctgcaggtgcgcgcgGGACGCAAAACTGCTGTACAAAATGGCGCGTGACGGCTCGGCGCTCGGGtcagcgggcggcggcggcttgTTTGGCCACTGCAGCCGCGACTCTGTGCGTGCCAACAACACTGCCATGACCACCTTTTCCGCTTCCACGAACACCGCCAGCTCCGACGCGCCGGGGTCAGGCTTGCTTTCGCACTGTCGTATCGCGCGGAAGAGGGCAAGGCAGGGCATCTCGTAGCAGATgagaggcagctgcagcagccgaaCGTAGTAATGGATCAGGTTCGGCGCGTACTGTTTCGTCATCTGCGCCATCTCCTCGCCCAGGTTCGTCGCATCGAGGATTTCTTGCCGTCGGGACTCCACATCCTTTAGCGTCCCGTCCAACACGCGCATCTCACTCAACGGGATCGGCTGCCCCAGGTGTTCGGCCGCCAACATcacggacgccgccgccacctctgtCTGATGCTCAACTCGCATGCCGCGCTCTCGGCGAAAGCCGACGAAGTGCTTCGCCAAGGCAATGGCGTCGCGCAAGATGGCCTCGTCATGGCGACGAGAAAGACGGAAGAACACCTCTAGTTGAGCCGACATTCGCGGGTGCAGCCTTGTTTTCGCGTACTTGGCTGTGTCGCCGAACGGACCCGCGCTAGTGACcgaagcggcagcgttgGGGTGCCGCAAGAggcctgcagcggcggccgctgcttcCTCCCGGGTCAAACCTGCATTCCTCGCCGTTGCACGGCCAATGGCACCGCCGTTTTCAGGGTCCCAGCCGAcgttgccgccgcggtcGACGTCCGCGTATGTCGCGTCCTTCTCGAAACGCGTTGCCACGTTCTCCTCGAGACCCATCGCCACCACGGTAGCACAATTTACACATGCAGCCTCGCCGCGTGCCTCGTCCGTCTCGATGCTGTCGATGGCCCCGCAGTAGGGGCAGTTCTTGCCAACGTAatccgctgccgtggccaTGACTGAGTGGTATGCTGTATGGGTGTGTAgggtggtggggtgggacACCCTTCTgtcgcacgtgtgtgtgtgtgcgtgcgtgcgtagGCGCGTGTCAGCAACGCACCGGAAAGGAGGAAGCACCAACGACGTGCCAGAAAAAGGAGACGAAGGTGTGCTCACACACTCGCGCCTGCACCTGTGTCCCTGTACACCGAAACCGCAAAGGGAAAGAAAGGGTTGGtgggggcgggaggggggagcacGGCGGTGTTGTGCACagcgcacagcgccgtgcGTTGGGCATGTGCTtgctttcttttcgttttaGCTGCCCTCGCTCGCCACGCTTGAAGGGGTGCAGGAAGGACGGAGTGAAGAGCAGCGTCGGAGTctgcggggcgggggtgcggtgagcaccaccaccgctacaGAGCACAGCCCGACTCTTGACCTTCTGTGCTTTCGATGACACCAATTTGTGGGCTTTGTGGGCGCGTGCCTGTCTTATTCCCGTCCGCCAGCCTCCGATAGATAatgctcctctctctccccacgTCCTTTCCACCTTCGCTCTCTcaagggtggtggtggtggtggtggtggtggtgggggcgaCCACCACGCGCCTCTGCCGTTCCACGGCCTCACGCATCTCGCCTCCACTTTGACGCTGCCGactcctccgctgcggccACTTCGacaaggaggagagagagagaggcaccgACGCGGTGGCAGTCAGTGAaggtgtatgtgtatgtgcagaGGAGAGCttagacacacgcacacccagGTGAAGGCAGCCTCACCGCCAACGAAATGGCCGCTCTTGCATCCACCACCCGTCAACGCGTCCTCCGCCACTTTTCTCGCGTAGACTCTCACCagctcccctcctctcttcggttcacagccgcagctggtgcggctgcagatCCTCACAGGAGCTGCACCAACTGCGCACGcatctccagctccgccgcgtaCATCTCCTGCAAGTCTGCGAGCATTGTGAATCTCGTTGCGGGTTCTGCAGCGGAGCCCGAAAGGCCTGACGGTGCGCCACTCAGCGCTATGGCGCCCACCCCGACGGCAACGTCGCTGCCGAAAGAGTCGTCGTCACCCGACCACCCGTCCTTGGCAACCTTCTTGGTAACGTTGGAGAGATGTGTGGACGGTGGTGACGCTGTTGCGGCCGTCGCAatgacgtcgccgccggtgcgtgGAGGCGGGGACGGTTTGTGTGTCTCCTCGGTGGCTACGTCCATGTGAACGTCATCGTCGCTCCACCCCCATCCATCGCCTTCCACCCCCGCcatcggcggccgcgtctcCTGGTTCGTGAACGTTGCCGGCAAAGGCGAGGGCTCTGCGCCAAGCACGCGACTGCGCCACTCCTGATGCTCGCGTGCCCCATCCGCACTCGGCGCGGATGAGGTTGGCGGCGAAGATGCGTCATGGGCcatgtctgctgctgctttgccGACTCCCACCGCAGGTTGCACGCTGTGGATGCGAGCTCCGGGCATCATTTCCGcatcgtcatcgtcatcACGCCATCCCCAGTCCTCCCCCCTGTcgtccacggcagcggccccGCTCTCCACGTTCTCTGCTCGCCCGGCATCAAGCTCCTGgccgacagcagcggagTCAGACTGCGTCTCTATCCCCACCCGAGCCTTGACGCCTTCATTCGTGTCCAGCGCCACGGTGGCGGTTGAAGGAAGTGTGTCTGGCCCACCCAATGGAGAGGGGACGCCgtgacggctgctgctgttggcgGATGACGACTCACTCCAGCCAGTGCGCACGGCACGCAACGCTGGAAAGCCTTGCGGTTGTGATCGCTGTGGTGCGTGCTCCGGTTGTGTTGCAGGTGACGGCGCTCCTTTGGGCTCTGAAATCATCTCCGTGGCTGCCGCTTCGATTGCCGAGAGGATGTTGCGCACTGGGGTCGGCGTGGCCGGATCCTCCGGAGAAAAGgcatggcgctgctgctgctgtccacGGAGCTGCTTCACcgaccgctgcggcggcagcagtagAGATGACGCTAGGGGTGCGACGtgagcggaggcggaggagacaGGCTCGACgagaacggcagcggcggcgaaccCCTTCTTCTTTCGAGGCGGCcttgctgccgcagccgctgctgttgcatCCTGCTGAGGGCGTTGCTtcggtgctggtgccgccgccaccgacgtCTCACCGCCTGCAGAGGCTTTCCGTAGAGGTACGATGCTGCAGGAGGGCAGAGGCACCACCGTAGCGGCGCGCGACTCGTTTTCCTCAGCCGTCGACTCAGGGGGTTTAGCCTCGATGGGTGATGTGTCCTTATCCGAGTTGGAGCTCCAGCCCCAGTCGTCGGCTTGCGCCGCACGGCTCCTCGTCGGGTCCGGCACAGCGACGGGTGCTGGTGGAGCAGCCTCCTTGGCAATGCCGACAACGACTGATAGCTGCCCAGCTGTGCTGCCTCTAGGTGCGTCTGAAACCGCTGCTTGCCTATCCgcagccctccccctgccgcgtacgggcggaggaggcgcgacggtgtcgcgcagcgccgtttGCCAGTGCGACAGGGTGCTGAAGAaaccgccggcgccgctgatggCCGACTGCACTGCGGCCTGAGCCAGGCCGCCGCCCCAACCCGGCAccacgtcctcctcgtcctcggaGTGCGTCGAGTGGGCCGCCAGCGAAGCGCTGTGGGGTGgcacctgctgctggtgctgctcagCCATCGCTGACGTGATCGCCGTGGCACCCGCCCTCGCCGACGCTGGTGCGACTGCATCGCCTGCCTCTCGCAGGCCAACAACGCTGCGTGAGGAGTGGAGGGCAaccacggcagcagcgccgccgcgctgccctTTTCGACCGCCTTGTCGAACGTGCTCTCGCGCTGCAGGGCGGCTGTCGTCACCGACGACTCGTGCGTCGTCCCCACGGATGACTCTTGGgcgcgccactgccacggctgcggtggtgggaTTCGCCGACGGGTTCGACGGCGAGTCTACAGAGGAGGATGACGGTGCACACGAGAGGGACGACATGCGGCTCCCCTGCCTCTGCACCGCGGGCAGCGATCGGTTTTGGTGCCTGCTCGtctcctgctgctcttcctcttgcACGCGTGCCCAGGCTGCATCTTCTGCTTGCCAGTATGCTTCTTCCTCAGCCTCCGCGGCAAGCTTCGTAAGTTCCAGGTGCGCGCGAGCCGCAGCCACCGCTAGCTCATCTCGCGCGTCATCCTCGAGCGCCATGACGCCCGCACGGCCCTCTTCGTACAGGACCCACACACGCCGCTCTAGTCGCTCCGCACCGAGCAGGAGAGACCAGGCAGCGTAGCCGATGGCCTGCACCCCCATACGAGCGTCACGCTCttcctgcagcagccgccgcaccgccagctgctgccgctctcccCACTCACACcaggagcggcgcagcgccccGCGCGCCTCATcgaggcgaagctgctgctctcgatGGGTCAGCGTGAATATGAGGTCGTGCTGATCGAGCGCAAAGGCCACCAGCTCTTTCCGACGTTTTTCGGTCCGCAGTGCCGCATACAGCTGGAGAAGACTGCCGTGAAAGGTgggagaggcgaagagctGCCTCTGCTCacgcaggagctgctcgccacaCTGGCGTCGCTTGAAAGCCTCCTCTTTACAGAGCAGGTGCAGCTCATCGGTGCCGCCTACCGCCAAGCCAAAGattctgccgctgctgccgccgccgccgtcgccaggGATTATCGTTGGCGCTGCTAGCGGCTGGGGCGTGGGAAAAAGCAGTGGGGCTTCGGCCGTCGATGCGGAGGCGGGCCGCACTTCCCCGCGCGACAGAGACGCCGAGAGCGAGGATGTCTGTGCAcgttgctgctggcgctgatACGCGGCGCGGGGGGCCACTCTCGCGCCAAGGGTGCTGAAGAGGGAGGTACGCAGTGCACTTCCGACGTCTAACCAGGTAGATCCgatggccgctgctgcgtccacagcgcggctgccggcgaccTTTGCTCCGGGACCGgtcggcggcaccgcagACACTGCCTGTTGTGGTTCTTCGTCGTCACTCGGCGTCGGCAGAGCCATGCGCACCAACTGCTGGTGgcccgccgccacgcacgcacttAGACACTCGAGCATCACAACCCCTTTCCCGTTCACGTtgcgtgccgccgccccgtTACGCCACTGACGCCATTCGACATGCGCATCGGACTCGAGGTAACTCCTTGACACTGGGGCGGTGTTGCCCGGCGACGGTGTTGCCCCCTCGCCGCGGGGCGGCGTCAGGTATTCGCGCGCGAAGCTGTCCGTGATGATTTCCAGCACCGCTTTTGTTCCAGAATTCTCCACATTTTGGTAGAGCGgcaccgcgacgccgcggatCCACTGCCGAAGCAGGCGCAGAATGGAGGCGTCTGCGCACATGACCGCGGAGGTCGATGTTTGCGTGGCGGCTGGACCGCGCTGTGTCGTTCCGTCCGCCGCGTCCTCCAcgtcgtgcgtgtgcgtgttgttATACAGAAGCACGTGAAGGACGTCAAggacgagcagcagcacgagcggTTGGAGGACTTCGAAGGACATCGCCCGCACAAGAGCACCGGTGAGCGGCTCCACAGCGTCTGCCAGCGCGTTGATGAAGGCCTTCAGTTGCGCCTCGGAGGTGACGAGGCGCCAGCACGGCACCGGAGGACGGGGGAGGTGCGGGGTCGCCTCGGCAGCAGTACAGCCTGGAGTGTCCCCGATgcccgcctctgccgcgtgCATAGCCGCTGACTCCTCTACGTAGCCGTTCATCCGAAGCTCTGCCAGGATGTAGCAGCGCAACTCGCGGCGAAGGACTTCGCACGCCACGAGTAGCCAGCCAatgggcagcggcgacgccgcggacGGTGACTGCCACAGCGGGAAATTACGGCTGCTCTCATCCTGTCCGGCACTTGTGTAACGCATGGTGTGGCGCATGGCGAcgcctgccgcggctgcaACGTACGTGGCTGCaggggagagaaaaaaggtgcgcagctccagcgTCGATTCCTTGCCATCGCCGAaggaagcggcgctgctgctgctactacTGCTGCTGTCTCTGGGACTGCGGCcggaggaggctgctgctgcggcgagtGACCTCGACGCTGATGGCTGTCCAGACTCGTCGCCCCCATCCGTGCCGCGTTGTGCCGCGCTTTGCTTtacgctgcgcagcgcgacgcgccgctgcgccgctgccaggtTCCACGCCGTCGGCTGCAACGGCATCAGCTGCGCCAAGGTACTGAAGCGAAcatcgccgcgccgcgcgggTGAGGTGCTCGGTGAGGCTGACGGAGGCACGTCGTATAGATCgacgaggcgccgcagctgccgacgCACGCGCTCATACACTTCGCCGGCGCACAGCCGCTCCGGCGCACGCCTGTGAAGGGGCCCCTCTTCCCCGTTCGGCGACGTGCCGCTCGCGCTCCACGTTAGCGGCTCGTTGTGCTGCGGGTACGATGGGGCTGGCGTTGGGGTGCGGCTACTGTGACCGTTATTGCTCACCAGC from the Leishmania major strain Friedlin complete genome, chromosome 15 genome contains:
- the TRYP6 gene encoding tryparedoxin peroxidase, yielding MSCGNAKINSPAPSFEEVALMPNGSFKKISLSSYKGKWVVLFFYPLDFSFVCPTEVIAFSDSVSRFNELNCEVLACSIDSEYAHLQWTLQDRKKGGLGTMAIPMLADKTKSIARSYGVLEESQGVAYRGLFIIDPHGMLRQITVNDMPVGRSVEEVLRLLEAFQFVEKHGEVCPANWKKGDPGMKVDHNK
- the TRYP7 gene encoding tryparedoxin peroxidase, encoding MSCGNAKINSPAPSFEEVALMPNGSFKKISLSSYKGKWVVLFFYPLDFSFVCPTEVIAFSDSVSRFNELNCEVLACSIDSEYAHLQWTLQDRKKGGLGTMAIPMLADKTKSIARSYGVLEESQGVAYRGLFIIDPHGMLRQITVNDMPVGRSVEEVLRLLEAFQFVEKHGEVCPANWKKGAPTMKPEPNASVEGYFSKQ
- a CDS encoding putative developmentally regulated protein, which translates into the protein MTVFWLEQWWKRKDHRKIRGARGARFASLRFHGAFILSVLVLVEYVFRSTDNFTARHFADPPLLAPPPLPTSLGYSMTSEMPHLKSLELEREAPAHLPRSGPLDLKGLRGEGRPSG